The Deltaproteobacteria bacterium genome window below encodes:
- a CDS encoding cold shock domain-containing protein: protein MLQLDTIETGSRVTHKNTGLRYTVADLGEEEVLLSPDNSEFQDLLVPVDLFRQEFIASDRYSAGRGRPRARRPAAAVPTGPKTRGRIKKMVRDRGFGFIRGDDGKEVFFHRSGLNAGDYDALNEGDAVEYVVQEGPRGARAENVRAVTDAPAPATA, encoded by the coding sequence ATGCTCCAGCTCGACACGATCGAGACCGGCAGCCGCGTGACCCACAAGAACACCGGCCTCCGCTACACGGTTGCGGACCTCGGCGAGGAGGAGGTCCTGCTCTCGCCCGACAACTCCGAGTTCCAGGACCTGCTCGTGCCGGTCGATCTGTTCCGCCAGGAGTTCATCGCGAGCGACCGCTACAGCGCCGGCCGCGGCCGCCCGCGTGCCCGCCGCCCCGCGGCCGCCGTGCCGACGGGTCCGAAGACCCGCGGCCGCATCAAGAAGATGGTCCGCGACCGCGGCTTCGGCTTCATCCGGGGAGACGACGGCAAGGAGGTCTTCTTCCACCGCTCCGGCCTGAACGCCGGCGACTACGACGCGCTCAACGAGGGCGACGCGGTCGAGTACGTGGTGCAGGAGGGCCCGCGCGGCGCACGCGCCGAGAACGTGCGCGCGGTGACGGACGCGCCCGCCCCCGCCACGGCCTAG